A single Kitasatospora kifunensis DNA region contains:
- a CDS encoding phage tail protein, which produces MAEGDPLSTHIFGVQLGGYNVESVKEVSNLTVDQDVVEYKQVTQQGKLIVRKQPGARLPGEVTITRGLDKSGAFTEWIKETLNNGAINTARQNLTIEVKDTTGATLRRIQLMNAWASRWQGPTLSAGDSNAATETVTIVFEEITVE; this is translated from the coding sequence ATGGCTGAAGGCGATCCGCTCTCCACTCATATATTCGGCGTCCAACTCGGCGGCTACAACGTCGAATCCGTCAAGGAGGTCAGCAACCTCACCGTCGATCAGGACGTCGTCGAGTACAAGCAGGTGACCCAGCAGGGCAAGTTGATCGTCCGCAAGCAGCCCGGCGCGCGGCTGCCGGGCGAGGTGACGATCACCCGCGGTCTCGACAAGAGCGGGGCGTTCACGGAGTGGATCAAGGAGACCCTCAACAACGGCGCTATCAACACCGCGCGGCAGAACCTCACCATCGAGGTCAAGGACACCACCGGCGCCACGCTACGGCGTATCCAGCTGATGAACGCCTGGGCAAGCAGGTGGCAGGGCCCCACGCTCTCCGCGGGAGACTCGAACGCCGCGACCGAGACGGTGACCATCGTGTTCGAGGAGATAACTGTCGAGTGA
- a CDS encoding DUF6760 family protein translates to MTYAPARLYEEVAYVAYHFHWQREEILDLSHRERRQWVREIARINTRVNEGG, encoded by the coding sequence GTGACGTACGCGCCTGCTCGGCTGTACGAGGAGGTCGCGTACGTCGCCTACCACTTCCACTGGCAGCGGGAGGAGATCCTCGACCTGTCCCACCGCGAACGCCGGCAGTGGGTGCGGGAGATAGCGCGGATCAACACCCGCGTCAACGAAGGCGGGTGA
- a CDS encoding phage tail protein, translating to MTDNIFATSVFFRLTIGGNDLGDFTTCSGLGAQVEIEQYAEGGNNGFSWQLPGRITWSNITLTRAVTTDTTKIARWLDEIVRRVEPKDGEIVALRPDLSRIVSWQVLGIVPVRWQGPSFDPANSQAAVETLEIAHVGLRPS from the coding sequence ATGACCGACAACATCTTCGCGACGAGCGTGTTCTTCAGGCTCACGATCGGCGGCAACGACCTGGGGGACTTCACGACCTGCTCGGGACTCGGCGCCCAGGTCGAGATCGAACAGTACGCGGAGGGCGGCAACAACGGCTTCTCCTGGCAGTTGCCGGGCCGCATCACCTGGTCGAACATCACGCTGACCCGCGCGGTCACCACGGACACCACCAAGATCGCGCGCTGGCTGGACGAGATCGTGCGGCGGGTGGAGCCCAAGGACGGCGAAATCGTGGCGCTGCGGCCGGACTTGAGTCGCATCGTCAGCTGGCAGGTGCTCGGCATCGTCCCCGTGCGGTGGCAGGGTCCGTCGTTCGACCCCGCGAACTCCCAGGCCGCCGTGGAGACACTGGAAATCGCCCACGTGGGCCTGCGCCCGTCATGA
- a CDS encoding CIS tube protein, with protein MSSPVPASVTRAQLTIMEPPSTVGAQPGGAIATLPLQFNPATLVLSKSTEWRRTPSRMAGQSALPEFVGSGPRSLSLEVFLDATATHDNSVERAVEQLMIACVPTPSSLARKTPASPWIRLDWGTSKTTSFNGVLTGLSVTYRLFDVDGKPLRATCSLAISEASVDPPGQNPTSGSLEARSTHRVVAGDSLPLLAWREYGDATAWRTIAEANDIDDPMVLVPGTELIVPGIDELAQGGRP; from the coding sequence ATGTCCTCACCGGTCCCCGCGAGTGTCACCCGGGCCCAACTGACCATCATGGAGCCCCCTTCGACGGTCGGCGCCCAGCCCGGCGGGGCGATCGCGACGCTTCCGCTGCAGTTCAATCCGGCGACCCTGGTGCTGAGCAAGTCCACGGAGTGGCGTCGCACACCGTCGCGGATGGCGGGCCAGTCCGCGTTGCCCGAGTTCGTCGGCAGCGGGCCGCGTTCGCTCTCCCTGGAGGTGTTCCTCGACGCGACGGCGACCCACGACAACTCGGTGGAGAGGGCCGTGGAGCAGCTGATGATCGCCTGTGTCCCCACCCCGAGCAGCCTGGCGCGCAAGACTCCGGCGAGCCCGTGGATCCGGCTGGACTGGGGCACGTCGAAGACGACGTCGTTCAACGGGGTGCTGACCGGCCTGTCGGTCACCTACCGGCTCTTCGACGTCGACGGCAAGCCGCTGCGGGCCACCTGCTCGCTCGCCATCAGCGAGGCCAGTGTCGATCCGCCGGGCCAGAACCCGACCTCCGGCTCGCTGGAGGCACGCAGCACCCACCGGGTGGTCGCCGGCGACAGCCTGCCGCTGCTCGCCTGGCGCGAGTACGGCGACGCGACGGCCTGGCGGACCATCGCCGAGGCCAACGACATCGACGACCCCATGGTGCTCGTCCCGGGAACGGAGCTGATCGTGCCGGGAATTGACGAACTCGCCCAGGGCGGGCGCCCATGA
- a CDS encoding VgrG-related protein — translation MTTPEARGGRPFAAEPVVEAPGALPPIWAAQLVSCEVEESVSLPDTAVLAFRDANHKLLTETGITIGTRLQVSAVTVQGHAQMRLFRGEVTALELEVDGTGSYTVVRASAITHRLMRGRRVKAFRNMTTADIVREVAAGAGLGCGRVDAFAVVHQQLSQANVSDWEFLRYLAQESGAQVRVDDDGLLEFVKPEPASGAPAPATPAPQNPMVLEYGRNLLELRGVLTGAGGADTVEVRGWNVTTKNALVATEPSVLDQTVQPGMSPSAVASAFTGPSRLTVADTPYRTQAETTAAATSLAASVAAGFGELEAVVEGNPRLKAGVPVALGNVGAAFSGRYTATAVRHLLEPYRGYRTTVVVSAAADRSLAGLVTGGNAPPRGPRLPGLAIAVVTDVREPGGAQRGWVRLKFPWLDDEYVSDWVRTVQWGGQGGGGVFSPEVNDEVLVGFEQGCLDSPYVLGGLYNGVDHPSAHEVPLVDSAAGSVNRRSLVSRSGNRLELLDVPGGPSGVRLASGDKKLEVKLDEQRGELVLTVFGAAGAAAASSVRLTSSGITIDAGTGEVKLRGGSVTVSGETAVTVDGGAMAVLKADLVRIN, via the coding sequence ATGACCACCCCCGAGGCACGAGGCGGTCGGCCCTTCGCCGCGGAGCCCGTCGTGGAGGCGCCGGGTGCGCTGCCGCCGATCTGGGCGGCGCAGTTGGTCTCCTGCGAGGTCGAGGAGAGCGTCAGCCTGCCCGACACCGCCGTACTGGCGTTCCGTGACGCGAACCACAAGCTGCTGACCGAGACCGGGATCACCATCGGCACCCGGCTGCAGGTCTCCGCCGTCACCGTGCAGGGGCACGCGCAAATGCGGCTGTTCCGGGGTGAGGTGACCGCGCTGGAGCTCGAGGTGGACGGGACGGGTTCCTACACCGTGGTCCGGGCGTCGGCGATCACCCACCGCCTGATGCGCGGGCGCCGGGTGAAGGCGTTCCGCAACATGACGACCGCGGACATCGTGCGCGAGGTCGCCGCGGGCGCGGGGTTGGGCTGCGGCCGCGTCGACGCGTTCGCCGTCGTGCACCAGCAGCTCTCCCAGGCCAACGTCTCGGACTGGGAGTTCCTCCGGTACCTGGCGCAGGAGAGCGGTGCGCAGGTGCGCGTCGACGACGACGGGCTGTTGGAGTTCGTCAAGCCGGAGCCCGCGTCCGGCGCCCCGGCCCCCGCCACCCCCGCTCCGCAGAACCCGATGGTCCTGGAGTACGGCCGCAACCTGCTGGAGCTGCGCGGCGTGCTGACCGGCGCCGGCGGAGCGGACACGGTCGAGGTGCGCGGCTGGAACGTCACGACCAAGAACGCCCTGGTCGCCACGGAACCGTCGGTGCTCGACCAGACCGTGCAACCGGGTATGAGCCCTTCGGCGGTGGCCTCCGCCTTCACCGGCCCTTCTCGGCTGACCGTCGCCGACACCCCGTACCGCACGCAGGCGGAGACGACGGCCGCCGCCACCTCGCTGGCTGCCTCGGTCGCCGCCGGATTCGGCGAGTTGGAGGCGGTCGTCGAGGGCAACCCGAGGCTGAAGGCGGGCGTACCCGTGGCCCTGGGCAACGTCGGCGCCGCCTTCTCGGGCCGCTACACCGCCACCGCGGTGCGCCACCTCCTGGAGCCCTACCGCGGCTACCGGACCACGGTGGTGGTCAGCGCGGCAGCGGACCGCTCCCTGGCCGGGCTCGTCACCGGGGGCAACGCGCCGCCGCGCGGGCCGCGGCTGCCGGGGTTGGCGATCGCCGTGGTCACCGACGTCCGGGAGCCGGGAGGCGCGCAACGCGGCTGGGTGCGGCTGAAGTTCCCGTGGCTGGACGACGAGTACGTCTCCGACTGGGTGCGCACGGTCCAGTGGGGAGGCCAGGGGGGTGGCGGCGTGTTCAGTCCGGAGGTCAACGACGAGGTGCTGGTCGGCTTCGAGCAGGGCTGTCTCGACAGCCCCTACGTGCTGGGCGGCCTGTACAACGGCGTGGACCACCCCTCGGCGCACGAGGTGCCGCTGGTCGACTCGGCCGCCGGCAGCGTCAACCGCCGCTCGCTGGTGTCGCGTTCGGGCAACCGTCTGGAACTGCTGGACGTGCCGGGCGGCCCGTCCGGTGTCCGCCTGGCCAGCGGGGACAAGAAGCTGGAGGTCAAGCTGGACGAGCAGCGCGGTGAGCTCGTGCTGACCGTCTTCGGCGCGGCCGGTGCGGCGGCGGCCAGTTCGGTGCGGCTGACCTCCTCCGGCATCACCATCGACGCCGGCACGGGAGAGGTGAAGCTGCGCGGGGGATCGGTGACCGTCAGCGGCGAGACGGCGGTCACCGTGGACGGCGGTGCCATGGCGGTGCTCAAGGCCGACCTCGTCCGCATCAACTGA
- a CDS encoding PAAR domain-containing protein, translating to MPPAARTGDTTDHGGVITTAPPGAIAVETVLIGGRPAAVVGSVHACVPHVELGPTNLVMPSLAAASGGVVLIGGLPAARMGDQTVCGAEIVTGAFNVLIGGAA from the coding sequence ATGCCCCCCGCAGCCCGGACGGGCGACACCACCGACCACGGCGGTGTCATCACCACCGCGCCACCCGGCGCCATCGCGGTGGAGACCGTGCTGATCGGCGGTCGGCCGGCCGCCGTCGTAGGCAGCGTGCACGCCTGCGTCCCGCACGTGGAGCTCGGGCCCACCAACCTCGTCATGCCCAGCCTCGCGGCGGCGTCCGGGGGAGTGGTCCTGATCGGAGGGCTGCCCGCGGCGCGCATGGGGGACCAGACGGTCTGCGGAGCCGAGATCGTGACCGGCGCGTTCAACGTGCTGATCGGAGGGGCCGCGTGA
- a CDS encoding GPW/gp25 family protein, whose translation MNGGFIGRGWAFPLRVNATGGIGMVDRDREIAEAIRLVLGTAPGERPMRPEFGCGIHEYVFAPGDGTTAGRIAREVRTALERWEPRIEVDDVVIAFDSIEEGTLYIDVHYTVRSTNDRRNLVFPFYTIPASPDAPDAAGSSNSSDGGES comes from the coding sequence GTGAACGGAGGCTTCATCGGCCGTGGTTGGGCTTTCCCGCTGCGGGTGAACGCCACCGGCGGCATCGGCATGGTCGACCGGGACCGGGAGATCGCGGAGGCGATCCGGCTCGTCCTCGGCACCGCTCCCGGAGAGCGGCCGATGCGCCCGGAGTTCGGCTGCGGCATCCACGAGTACGTCTTCGCGCCGGGCGACGGCACCACCGCGGGCCGCATCGCGCGCGAGGTGCGCACCGCGCTGGAACGCTGGGAGCCGCGGATCGAGGTGGACGACGTGGTGATCGCCTTCGACAGCATCGAGGAGGGCACGCTCTACATCGACGTCCACTACACCGTGCGGTCCACCAACGACCGCCGCAACCTCGTCTTCCCCTTCTACACCATCCCGGCCTCCCCGGACGCCCCCGATGCCGCCGGCTCCTCGAACTCATCGGACGGGGGCGAGAGTTGA
- a CDS encoding putative baseplate assembly protein, whose product MALPAPNLDDRRFQQLVDEAKRYVQQRAPEWTDHNVSDPGVTLIETFAYLVDQLLYRLNRVPEKNYSAFLDLLGIRLFPPAAARTEVDFWLSAPQAETVLLRAGTEVSTLRTETEEAVVFSTVEDLPVVPSSLDRLVTVSVSGEQSDRTARLADGMDVPCFQPRPEVGDAMLFALPAVVPRCVLVVRLDSRVEGVGVDPRQPPLAWEVWDGARWIACELGSDTTGGLNRPGEVVVFVPDGHVASVVAGRRAGWLRCRVTEPQPGQPFYSESPTIRRAEVFTVGGTATVVHAQTVTDAPLGTSEGVAGQRFRLARPPVLLDGEPPAVEVSAGDGWQRWTAVEHFGDSAPTDRHVVIDATAGEFAFPPAVREPDGSLRAFGAVPPKGARLRVPQYRTGGGSAGNVARGTISVLRSSVPYVARVDNREAARGGVDGETVENAKLRAPHLLRLQERAVTAGDFEMIARQAAPSAARVSCLPGVGEQAGVVRVLVVPDAVADEGDRLRFEQLIPGEQLLAAIATALDERRLIGTRLLVQPPDYQGVTVVARLATRSPDADRVREAALAALFRHLNPLHGGADGSGWPFGRAVQYGEVFAVLQQVAGVTAVEELRLFPADPITGRRGAPAERVDVAPDALVFSHQHQVVVTTLAPEGL is encoded by the coding sequence ATGGCGCTGCCCGCCCCGAACCTGGACGACCGCCGCTTCCAGCAACTCGTGGACGAGGCGAAGCGGTACGTGCAGCAGCGCGCGCCGGAGTGGACCGACCACAACGTCTCCGATCCGGGGGTCACCCTCATCGAGACCTTCGCCTACCTGGTGGACCAGCTGCTGTACCGGCTGAACCGGGTGCCGGAGAAGAACTACTCCGCCTTCCTCGACCTGCTGGGCATCCGGCTCTTCCCGCCGGCCGCGGCGAGGACGGAGGTCGACTTCTGGCTGTCGGCCCCGCAGGCGGAGACCGTTCTGCTGCGGGCGGGCACCGAGGTCTCCACGCTGCGGACCGAGACCGAGGAGGCGGTGGTGTTCTCCACCGTCGAGGACCTTCCCGTCGTCCCGAGCTCGTTGGACCGGCTGGTCACGGTCTCCGTCTCGGGGGAGCAGAGCGACCGCACGGCACGGTTGGCCGACGGCATGGACGTGCCGTGCTTCCAGCCGCGTCCCGAGGTCGGGGACGCCATGCTGTTCGCCCTGCCGGCCGTCGTGCCGCGGTGCGTCCTGGTGGTCAGGCTGGACAGCCGGGTGGAGGGCGTCGGTGTCGACCCGCGGCAGCCGCCCCTGGCCTGGGAGGTGTGGGACGGAGCGCGGTGGATCGCCTGCGAGCTCGGCTCCGACACCACCGGTGGCCTCAACAGGCCGGGCGAGGTGGTGGTGTTCGTGCCGGACGGGCACGTCGCCTCGGTGGTCGCCGGGCGCCGGGCGGGCTGGCTGCGCTGCCGGGTGACCGAGCCGCAGCCGGGCCAGCCGTTCTACTCCGAGTCCCCCACGATCCGCCGGGCGGAGGTGTTCACGGTCGGCGGCACCGCGACCGTCGTGCACGCGCAGACCGTGACCGACGCGCCCCTTGGCACCTCGGAAGGCGTCGCCGGCCAGCGCTTCCGGCTGGCGAGGCCGCCCGTGCTGCTCGACGGCGAGCCCCCGGCGGTCGAGGTCTCGGCCGGCGACGGCTGGCAGCGGTGGACGGCCGTCGAGCACTTCGGCGACTCCGCGCCGACCGACCGGCACGTGGTGATCGACGCCACCGCGGGCGAGTTCGCCTTCCCGCCCGCCGTCCGCGAACCCGACGGCAGCCTGCGCGCGTTCGGCGCGGTGCCGCCCAAGGGAGCGCGGTTGCGCGTACCGCAGTACCGCACGGGCGGCGGGAGCGCCGGAAACGTCGCCCGCGGAACGATCTCGGTGCTGCGCAGTTCGGTCCCGTACGTGGCCAGGGTCGACAACCGCGAGGCGGCCAGGGGCGGGGTCGACGGCGAGACGGTGGAGAACGCCAAACTGCGCGCCCCCCACCTGCTGCGCCTACAGGAACGAGCCGTCACGGCCGGGGACTTCGAGATGATCGCCCGCCAGGCCGCCCCCTCCGCGGCCCGGGTCAGCTGCCTGCCGGGCGTCGGCGAGCAGGCGGGTGTGGTGCGGGTGCTCGTGGTACCCGACGCGGTGGCGGACGAGGGCGACCGGCTGCGGTTCGAGCAGCTGATCCCCGGTGAGCAGCTGCTGGCCGCCATCGCGACGGCCCTGGACGAGCGGCGGCTCATCGGCACCCGGCTCCTCGTGCAACCCCCCGACTACCAGGGCGTGACCGTGGTCGCCCGGCTCGCCACCCGCTCCCCGGACGCCGACCGGGTACGGGAGGCGGCGCTCGCGGCGCTGTTCCGACACCTCAACCCGCTGCACGGCGGCGCCGACGGCTCGGGCTGGCCCTTCGGCCGGGCGGTGCAGTACGGGGAGGTGTTCGCCGTCCTCCAACAGGTGGCGGGCGTGACGGCGGTGGAGGAGCTGCGCCTGTTCCCGGCCGACCCGATCACCGGGCGCCGTGGCGCGCCCGCCGAGCGGGTCGACGTCGCACCGGATGCCCTCGTCTTCTCCCACCAGCACCAGGTGGTGGTCACCACCCTTGCCCCGGAAGGCCTCTGA
- a CDS encoding phage tail protein: MSRAALPGLPSPHPIGELLPALYADDDLAQRLTAGLDTVLAPVFATLDNLPAYFQPRLAPVDFLDWLAAWVAVEVDPAWPQEVRRTVVERAVELHRWRGTRRGLQERLRLILGVGTQLVEDGGVQWSTTPGAVGWPAPSGELLVRVWPERTQEVAEDQVLAVVRAACPVQLSCRVQILPGPPGREES; the protein is encoded by the coding sequence ATGAGTCGCGCCGCGCTCCCGGGGCTGCCCAGCCCGCATCCGATCGGCGAGTTGCTGCCCGCGCTCTACGCCGACGACGACCTGGCCCAGCGGCTCACCGCCGGTCTGGACACCGTCCTCGCCCCGGTCTTCGCCACCCTGGACAACCTGCCCGCCTACTTCCAACCACGCCTGGCACCGGTGGACTTCCTCGACTGGCTGGCGGCCTGGGTCGCGGTGGAGGTCGACCCGGCCTGGCCGCAGGAGGTACGCCGCACCGTGGTCGAACGCGCGGTGGAGCTGCACCGGTGGCGCGGAACCCGGCGGGGACTGCAGGAGCGGCTGCGGCTGATCCTCGGTGTCGGCACGCAGCTCGTGGAGGACGGCGGCGTCCAGTGGTCCACCACCCCGGGCGCCGTCGGCTGGCCCGCGCCCTCGGGGGAGCTGTTGGTACGCGTCTGGCCCGAGCGCACCCAGGAGGTGGCCGAGGACCAGGTGCTGGCCGTGGTCAGGGCGGCCTGCCCGGTCCAGCTCAGCTGCCGGGTGCAGATCCTGCCCGGTCCGCCGGGCAGAGAGGAGAGCTGA
- a CDS encoding NADase-type glycan-binding domain-containing protein: MRTCPDCGTANGDGDDFCGNCGAYLGWQEPSTTGTSPATEAPPVADVPAVKPPPASPPSSPRVAPPQPDTSLTPDTDRRPEQADPVAVQPAKPIAARPVVRTSVADEAQDGPPCPRCGTPNRPDRRFCRRCAAPLTIARPAAALPWWRRRWPFRRRVRIGGSGTALRRIIVLLVVLALVVAGILLYPDGRTAYQDVMDKLRGASAITPVTVSASASVEGHPPAAAVDGLTNTYWGAQKVGDSITFAFRSPFRLVDLIIHTGGSTDPQQYQQEARPTTLDLLATASNGKVHEQLVSLNDKPGPQTVLTGVSDVVRVTLVVRGAAGTGPGRDIALAEVEFFKRD; this comes from the coding sequence ATGCGTACGTGCCCCGACTGCGGAACGGCCAACGGGGATGGGGACGACTTCTGCGGCAACTGCGGCGCCTACCTCGGCTGGCAGGAGCCCTCCACTACCGGGACGTCCCCCGCGACCGAGGCGCCCCCTGTCGCTGACGTGCCGGCCGTGAAACCCCCGCCTGCATCCCCACCCTCGTCCCCGCGCGTCGCGCCACCACAGCCCGACACCAGCCTGACGCCCGACACCGACCGACGGCCCGAGCAGGCCGACCCGGTGGCGGTGCAGCCCGCCAAGCCCATCGCGGCGCGCCCGGTCGTCCGGACCTCCGTGGCCGACGAGGCCCAGGACGGTCCCCCCTGCCCCCGGTGCGGCACACCCAACCGGCCCGATCGGCGGTTCTGCCGGCGCTGTGCGGCACCGCTGACCATCGCCCGGCCCGCGGCGGCCCTGCCGTGGTGGCGCAGGCGCTGGCCGTTCCGCCGCCGGGTGCGCATCGGTGGCTCCGGGACCGCCCTGCGCCGGATCATCGTGCTGCTCGTGGTGCTGGCGCTGGTGGTCGCGGGGATCCTGCTGTACCCGGACGGGCGAACTGCCTACCAGGACGTGATGGACAAGCTCCGCGGCGCCTCGGCGATCACCCCCGTCACGGTCTCGGCGAGCGCCTCGGTCGAGGGCCATCCGCCGGCCGCGGCCGTCGACGGCCTCACCAACACCTACTGGGGAGCGCAGAAGGTCGGGGACTCGATCACGTTCGCCTTCCGCAGCCCGTTCCGGCTGGTGGATCTCATCATCCACACCGGCGGCTCCACCGACCCGCAGCAGTACCAGCAGGAGGCACGGCCCACGACGCTGGACCTGCTGGCCACGGCGTCGAACGGAAAGGTGCACGAGCAACTGGTCTCCCTGAACGACAAGCCGGGCCCGCAGACCGTGCTGACCGGGGTCAGCGACGTGGTGCGAGTGACCCTCGTCGTCCGTGGTGCGGCCGGGACGGGACCAGGCCGTGACATCGCCCTGGCCGAGGTGGAGTTCTTCAAACGCGACTGA
- a CDS encoding ABC transporter substrate-binding protein encodes MRSRVLCGVAAAVALLVTGCGSSAKSGDAAATAGAGKAAAAAAYPVRVADCAGAETTFTAAPKKIVTSNASSLEMLLWLGAGDKVIGTGFPPGTGTMPAQLADQAAKVPVLGQTVIAKEKLLGSGADLYVDTFAAMGSMGGGMGTAPTEQEFAAAGIKHIYLHSTACATTLKGPQQDLSQVEGDIKSLGAVTGTSAKADELVAGMEQKVGAVRTALKGVAAGQEPSYFFFDFDAGTKQPMAVCDKQVANAVITLAGARNVFGDCEGTFKPVSWEDVVAKNPDWIQLGVRNQGSDAANQKAFDAAAQFLQSFPATKGLKAVQEGHFVRIGSEVTTIAGVRNADTVQQIAHLIHPDLVKS; translated from the coding sequence ATGCGATCTCGCGTGTTGTGCGGTGTGGCCGCCGCGGTTGCCCTGCTCGTGACGGGCTGCGGCAGCAGCGCCAAGTCGGGCGACGCGGCGGCGACGGCCGGGGCGGGCAAGGCCGCCGCGGCAGCCGCCTATCCCGTCAGGGTCGCGGACTGCGCCGGCGCGGAGACCACCTTCACGGCCGCCCCGAAGAAGATCGTCACCAGTAACGCCTCCAGCCTGGAGATGCTGCTGTGGCTCGGCGCGGGCGACAAGGTGATCGGCACCGGCTTCCCGCCGGGCACGGGCACCATGCCGGCCCAACTCGCCGACCAGGCGGCCAAGGTGCCGGTGCTGGGGCAGACGGTGATCGCGAAGGAGAAGCTGCTCGGCTCCGGCGCGGACCTCTACGTCGACACCTTCGCCGCCATGGGCTCGATGGGCGGCGGCATGGGGACCGCGCCCACCGAGCAGGAGTTCGCCGCCGCCGGCATCAAGCACATCTACCTGCACTCCACCGCCTGCGCCACGACGCTCAAGGGCCCGCAGCAGGACCTCTCCCAGGTCGAGGGCGACATCAAGAGCCTCGGCGCGGTGACCGGCACCTCGGCCAAGGCCGACGAGCTGGTGGCGGGGATGGAGCAGAAGGTCGGCGCGGTGCGCACTGCCCTCAAGGGCGTTGCGGCGGGCCAGGAACCGTCCTACTTCTTCTTCGACTTCGACGCCGGGACCAAGCAGCCGATGGCGGTCTGCGACAAGCAGGTCGCCAACGCGGTGATCACCCTGGCCGGTGCGCGCAACGTGTTCGGCGACTGCGAAGGCACCTTCAAGCCGGTCTCCTGGGAGGACGTGGTGGCCAAGAACCCCGACTGGATCCAGCTCGGGGTGCGCAACCAGGGCAGTGACGCGGCGAACCAGAAGGCGTTCGACGCGGCCGCCCAGTTCCTGCAGAGCTTCCCGGCGACCAAGGGCCTCAAGGCCGTTCAGGAAGGCCACTTCGTGCGGATCGGCTCGGAGGTGACCACCATCGCGGGCGTCCGCAACGCCGACACCGTCCAGCAGATCGCCCACCTCATCCACCCGGACCTGGTGAAGTCGTGA
- a CDS encoding FecCD family ABC transporter permease, producing the protein MLLVALVVALTVAVSLGAVDIPVGEVWTVVGRRLVGDTPEPGTRDLIVWQLRAPRALLAAVVGAGLGLVGTAVQALVRNPLADPYLLGISSGASLGAVAMIVLGAGVGSAVGFGVSTAAFAGALASFALVWTLARRGGGFAPMRLVLAGVGIGQFMSGFTSFLVLQVGDDQQTRGVLFWLMGSLSGATWSQLPIPVAAVALGLVVLQARARGLNALLMGDETAAGLGVDVTRLRRELFAVTSLLTGVLVAVSGAIGFVGLLVPHACRLLVGGDHRRLLPLSALAGAVLLVAVDTIARTALATQEVPIGVVTALIGAPVLLYLLDRRLEHR; encoded by the coding sequence GTGCTGCTCGTCGCGCTGGTCGTCGCGCTCACGGTGGCCGTGTCGCTGGGCGCGGTCGACATCCCGGTCGGTGAGGTGTGGACCGTGGTCGGGCGCAGACTGGTCGGGGACACCCCGGAGCCGGGCACCCGCGACCTGATCGTCTGGCAACTGCGCGCACCACGAGCCCTGTTGGCGGCCGTGGTGGGCGCCGGGCTCGGCCTGGTCGGCACCGCCGTGCAGGCCCTGGTCCGCAATCCGCTGGCCGACCCCTACCTGTTGGGGATCTCCTCGGGTGCTTCGCTGGGCGCGGTCGCGATGATCGTGCTGGGCGCGGGGGTGGGTTCGGCCGTCGGGTTCGGCGTGTCGACCGCGGCCTTCGCCGGGGCGCTGGCCTCCTTCGCCCTGGTCTGGACCCTGGCCCGGCGCGGGGGCGGCTTCGCGCCGATGCGGCTGGTGCTGGCGGGGGTGGGCATCGGGCAGTTCATGTCCGGCTTCACCAGCTTCCTGGTGCTGCAGGTCGGCGACGACCAGCAGACCCGCGGGGTGCTGTTCTGGCTGATGGGCAGCCTCAGCGGCGCCACCTGGAGCCAACTGCCCATCCCGGTCGCGGCGGTGGCGCTGGGGCTGGTCGTACTCCAGGCCCGGGCCCGCGGCCTGAACGCGCTGCTGATGGGTGACGAGACGGCCGCCGGCCTCGGGGTGGACGTCACCCGGCTGCGGCGCGAGCTGTTCGCGGTGACCAGCCTGCTGACCGGCGTGCTGGTCGCCGTCTCCGGGGCGATCGGCTTCGTCGGCCTGCTCGTTCCGCACGCCTGCCGCCTGCTGGTCGGCGGCGACCACCGTCGCCTGCTGCCGCTGTCCGCGCTGGCCGGAGCGGTCCTGCTGGTCGCGGTGGACACCATCGCGCGCACGGCGCTGGCCACCCAGGAGGTGCCGATCGGTGTGGTCACCGCGCTGATCGGCGCCCCCGTCCTGCTCTACCTGCTGGATCGACGCCTGGAGCACCGTTGA